The Urbifossiella limnaea genome has a window encoding:
- a CDS encoding Gfo/Idh/MocA family protein: protein MPEILANPAAPSLDVGLVGFGMIVDETYRPCFDALARSPLFLPATGPVRVRLTAAATRTGARVARFLRDTGTPPDAFDNLVGDDAAERLARSPVRAVCVASPDDRHFAAARAALAAGKHTLIEKPSVLSLTELDELVATAARTGALAKVVYHKLADPDHKKLRTLYQDGVLRHVNNGYCSLLEPKSISGGQFAEWITGRNPSTYVAVHYLKLIDFTFGPDWDLARITATGQRGIVGPADGPTWDSVQLQVVYHHPDSREAAFDIHTSWVTPDNFPGYVEQEVQFRFDNAVWAAHQRKRGVELTVEGRTPHDMKNTPNYHYNGTFLEPWGERSQRGYGIEVIERFFREVATVEFGGSPAERPQRLAAMQALAYDDLSADRNVVAVVQASEAVLKHAAAGRPGCVVKVNQPEGGLVLYAPGSATPEVLYPGRV, encoded by the coding sequence GTACCGCCCGTGCTTCGACGCCCTCGCCCGGTCGCCGCTCTTCCTCCCGGCAACCGGCCCGGTCCGTGTCCGCCTCACCGCCGCAGCCACCAGGACCGGCGCCCGCGTCGCCCGCTTCCTCCGCGACACCGGAACGCCCCCCGACGCCTTCGACAACCTCGTGGGAGACGACGCGGCCGAGCGACTCGCCCGGTCGCCGGTCCGGGCCGTGTGCGTCGCCAGCCCGGACGACCGCCACTTCGCCGCCGCCCGCGCCGCCCTCGCCGCCGGCAAACACACTCTGATCGAAAAACCCTCCGTCCTCAGCCTCACCGAACTGGACGAACTCGTCGCCACGGCCGCGAGAACCGGCGCCCTCGCCAAAGTCGTCTACCACAAGCTCGCGGACCCCGACCACAAGAAACTCCGCACGCTTTATCAGGACGGCGTGCTGCGGCACGTCAACAACGGCTACTGCTCGCTCCTCGAACCGAAGTCCATCAGCGGCGGGCAGTTCGCGGAATGGATCACCGGCCGGAACCCGTCAACCTACGTCGCCGTCCACTACCTCAAACTCATCGACTTCACCTTTGGCCCGGACTGGGACCTCGCCCGGATCACCGCCACCGGCCAGCGTGGAATCGTCGGCCCGGCCGACGGCCCCACGTGGGACTCGGTGCAGCTTCAGGTCGTGTACCACCACCCGGACTCCCGCGAGGCCGCGTTCGACATCCACACCAGCTGGGTCACGCCCGATAACTTCCCGGGGTACGTCGAGCAGGAGGTCCAGTTCCGCTTCGACAACGCCGTCTGGGCCGCCCACCAGCGCAAGCGCGGCGTCGAGCTCACGGTCGAGGGCCGCACCCCGCACGACATGAAGAACACCCCCAACTACCACTACAATGGCACGTTCCTCGAACCGTGGGGCGAGCGGTCCCAGCGCGGCTACGGCATCGAGGTCATCGAGCGGTTCTTCCGGGAGGTCGCCACCGTCGAGTTTGGCGGGTCGCCGGCGGAACGACCGCAGCGGCTCGCGGCCATGCAGGCGCTCGCCTACGACGACCTGAGCGCCGACCGCAACGTCGTCGCCGTCGTTCAGGCCTCAGAAGCCGTACTGAAGCACGCCGCGGCCGGCCGCCCAGGTTGCGTCGTGAAGGTGAACCAACCCGAGGGCGGGCTTGTCCTCTACGCGCCGGGCAGCGCGACCCCCGAAGTCCTCTACCCCGGGCGGGTCTGA